Below is a genomic region from Terriglobales bacterium.
GCTGTCGGGGACGCCGTAGAAGAAGGTCTGGCCCCAGTCCCAGGCCATGTGGAAGCCCACCGCCATCCACAGGTCGCCGGTGCGCCACAGCACGAAGCAGAAGACCAGGGAGAAGACCACCACCGAGAGCAGGCCCACGAAGGTTTCGCCCGGGTTGCCGCGGTGGGCCATGCCGAAGAGCGTGGACATGACCACGGCCGCGATCAGGAAGCCGCCGCCGGGGCCGATGGGTCCCAGCCCGCTCAGCCCGTCGCTCAGGGTGTAGAGCACGTAGCCGCGGAAGCTGTACTCCTCCAGGAAGCCCACCAGCAGGAAGCCCAGCAGATAGAGCCCGCCGACGCGGACGATGGCGGCGCCCTGCAGCGCCACCGGCCCGAAGTAGAAGTGGCCGGTGAGGCGCAGCACTGCGAGCACCAGGGTGATCCCGCCGAAGCCGTAGAAGGCGCCCTCCCAGAAGGTGAGGCGGAAGCCGCGGCGCAGCGCCAGGCCGTACTCCCCCAGCCGCCGCTTCTCGATGCGCGACATGAGGAAGCTGGCCACGAGCAGCACCGCGAAGGCGATGCCCTCGCCCACCATGAGCAGGATGGGATCGAAGGCGTTGCCCGCCGGCGGGGCGCCGCGGGTCACCAGGCGCGAGACCAGGCGCACCACGGCGCCCAGGGCGAACAGGATGGCGAAGAAGATCAGCAGGCGCCAGCCCGCCCGCAGGCCCCCGCGGCCCACGAAGACCCGTTTCAGC
It encodes:
- a CDS encoding type II CAAX endopeptidase family protein, which gives rise to MSLPPAPPLAPPTLTPPPPEPTLLKRVFVGRGGLRAGWRLLIFFAILFALGAVVRLVSRLVTRGAPPAGNAFDPILLMVGEGIAFAVLLVASFLMSRIEKRRLGEYGLALRRGFRLTFWEGAFYGFGGITLVLAVLRLTGHFYFGPVALQGAAIVRVGGLYLLGFLLVGFLEEYSFRGYVLYTLSDGLSGLGPIGPGGGFLIAAVVMSTLFGMAHRGNPGETFVGLLSVVVFSLVFCFVLWRTGDLWMAVGFHMAWDWGQTFFYGVPDSGIPSPGHLLTPSFHGSEWWTGGTTGPEASFLTPLVLLLVGLCVHLRYRQAKYRPGADKAQMQN